The region CCCTGCAGATAGCACAGTAAtttgtgctggcagcagctgctcccactcAAAACACAGCCATAATTGTTCTTGCTGGGCTGGTCCTGCTTGGGGCCATAAGGAGCAAGATCCTTCTTTTATcgtcatccatctcattcctgtCTTGGCAGCTGCAGTAAATGTCTGTCAGCAAGGCCATCAGGGCACAAGGTCGggtcagctgtggcaggggatgaTTTTGACAGACTCACAGGTTGCTTGGGATGTGGAGTGGGAGCACTTTTCTCCTGTGGCTTGGTatagggatgggatggggtctctcatggcagtgctggggggacacggtgacccctctgctctgctctccatTAGCAGCGCAGCTCCGGGGTCTGTGTGTGGTGGGCCAGGGTCAGCGGGAATGGGCCATCCCTCCCTGATGGCAACAGCTCATTTCCATTTAGATAGAGGAATTTCAATCTCAGTTTGCCAGCTCTTCGCCACGGTGCAACTCAAGACCCAAATTTCCTGAGCAACGCCAGATGCTCTCTGGGCTCGGGGACTGCAGCGCGTTCGGGGGAGCTGCCGCCCGGCCCTGGGGACAGTTGCGGGCGAGAACACCGGTTCTGTGCAGCTGCGCTCGTTCCCACGGCATCTCCGCATCCGAAACTGCCGTCCTGCCCTTAGCGCGCCCAGCGGCCCTCGCTGGGTTCTGccctgctctggagcagaggCACCCGCGGGGAGGCCGcgcggagggcagcggggcagatACGGGACACCGGACACCGCACCCCAGACCCTGTCACTGCTCGGGCGCTGCGGCGGCGCCGGGCAGGGGCCCGCGGCCGGGGAGCGGCTGGAGCGCGGCTGCCGCCTGCCGGGAGCAGCAGGGCCGcaccggcggggcggggccgccagGAGCCGCGGCCGAACCGTGCGGAGGCGCGGCCTGGTGCGAGGAGGCGCGGCCTGGTGCGAGGAGGCGCGGCCTGGTGCGAGGAGGCGCGGCCGAACCGTGCGGAGGCGCGGCCTGGTGCGAGGAGGCGCGGCCTGGTGCGAGGAGGCGCGGCCGAACCGTGCGGAGGCGCGGCCTGGTGCGAGGAGGCGCGGCCTGGTGCGAGGAGGCGCGGCCTGGGTGGGCGCGCGGCCGCACGGCCATgtcggaggcggcggcgggaatggcggcggcggcggcaccgaTGGCGGAGGCGCGGCTGCGGCGGAAGCAGCTGCTGAGCGCGGAGGAGGCGGAGCTGTTCGAGCTGGCGCAGGCGGCGGGCAGCGGGCTGGACCCGGAGGTGTTCCGGTGAGCGGCAGGGGCGGCCCCCGCGGGAGCCGCCGGTGCCGCCGGAGTCCCCTCTGACGGGTGCTCTCGGTGCCGGGTGTCCCCCCCGCAGggtgctgctggacctgctgcGCATGAACGTGGCGCCGCTCGCCGTGTTCCAGGTGCTGAAGTCGATGTGCGCCGGGCAGCGGCTCCCGCCGGGGCCCGAAGGCGGTCCCGCCGCGCCGGCGCCGATCCCCGCCGACACCCGAGGTACGCGCCGGgcgggggcggagcggggcggagcggggcgggcggggggcggtgccgggcccTTCCCCGGTGTGTTCCCGCGCAGAGTCCCCCGAGgacggccgggccccgccgccccccggcccctcGCTGCGGCCGCTGCGGCCCGGAGCGCGCCTGGCGCTGCCCCGCGCCCGGCCCGCCGCGGGAAGGGGCCCGCGGGCTGCTCGGCCGGGCCCGGGGGGCGGCTCGGGCCGAGGGGCCCGCTCGGTAtgagccccggcccggccgcggcccgcGCCCCGTTTGTCTTAATGCTCATCGTTTCTAGGCAGCGAGAGAGCCGGGGGCAGGTTGCTGTAGTA is a window of Aphelocoma coerulescens isolate FSJ_1873_10779 chromosome 10, UR_Acoe_1.0, whole genome shotgun sequence DNA encoding:
- the LOC138116571 gene encoding mitotic-spindle organizing protein 2B-like, with the translated sequence MSEAAAGMAAAAAPMAEARLRRKQLLSAEEAELFELAQAAGSGLDPEVFRVLLDLLRMNVAPLAVFQVLKSMCAGQRLPPGPEGGPAAPAPIPADTRGRNKTSSAVSGTQILAERSSREGSAQRMPRQPSVSRMQKAGASGKNTGGGNST